One segment of Sesamum indicum cultivar Zhongzhi No. 13 linkage group LG4, S_indicum_v1.0, whole genome shotgun sequence DNA contains the following:
- the LOC105160666 gene encoding histone-lysine N-methyltransferase, H3 lysine-9 specific SUVH5-like, producing the protein MSLLADSSPPPRMPGKRFFGNVGFNSHNFPSSFKRPKLDAVRGLPVSCGASASVAGESDTMQLEPNSRRNSTVDSHAIPCGNSPFNIKRPKVDGVRDFPERCGPFLHRTNGGESDRSHDEESSLCSDVAKYGPPIPAVPLRSVPTSSVQCDPEDSLASPCKAGDAGKMADGRENKVDSREEMWKRDLEELVALIAEAKDYINLINVKYSATKEVSEEFLASSKGFNQISLFESGTYEYTSSEEPEQSMATVRREETGREKNLTQSVPPEALDAEKMLKVEDMISKMAQGENAYESMSSDNEDEVCILSPAEWSMSQSCFRRKYRDVQASIGKLKGKDKICGSDKFTGDCSNMVEYQGVGNADLVDSFALGEKTDKQSEAVFEFEHIYDDEHRGTGIWRELINLNIGRHDQPEGLKVREALKLFEEQYTELLEGRKADPKGEGKGTKHVHLEVAERLKAEGVWNVAEKSFGHIPGIEIGDQFRFRAELAVSGLHFQLISGIDYVTLGGKKFATSIVNSGRYENEAKALDVLIYSGQGGNPKITDKAGDQKLEKGNLALMNSKEIGYPIRVIYKRKCQMASNMLGMINEGNYVYVYDGLYTVNNLWQERDQNGNLVFKFELHRMPGQPRPHQKKASRKSKMPMEVCLVNDISQGKEKVPIHAINGVDEERPLSFTYITDIVYPSWYQPIEPIGCNCIDGCSDSNPCSCVLKNEGEIPFNEKGCIIRARPIIHECGPSCKCPPSCMNRVSQHGPRYQLEIFKTVSRGWGVRSRNYISSGSFICEYVGELLRDKEAEQRIGNDEYLFDVSDGRDEGESEVLLDFRTSDDGFAIDAARLGNVGRFINHSCSPNLYAQEVLYDHQDKRLPHIMFFANKNIPPLQELTYDYNYKVGRVCDGNGNIKTKDCYCGSRKCTGRMY; encoded by the coding sequence ATGAGCTTATTGGCCGATTCAAGCCCTCCTCCAAGGATGCCCGGGAAACGATTCTTCGGAAATGTTGGCTTTAACAGTCATAATTTCCCGTCTAGTTTCAAGCGTCCCAAGTTGGATGCTGTTCGGGGGTTGCCAGTAAGCTGTGGTGCCTCTGCTAGTGTTGCGGGGGAATCTGATACAATGCAGCTTGAGCCGAATTCTAGGAGAAATTCTACAGTAGATTCTCATGCCATTCCATGTGGTAATTCTCCGTTCAACATTAAGCGCCCAAAGGTAGATGGGGTGAGGGATTTTCCGGAGCGCTGTGGCCCTTTCTTACATCGGACAAATGGAGGTGAAAGTGACAGGTCTCATGATGAGGAGAGCTCCCTGTGTTCAGATGTGGCAAAATATGGGCCACCTATACCAGCAGTGCCATTGAGAAGTGTACCAACCAGTAGTGTGCAATGTGACCCTGAAGACTCGCTTGCATCTCCTTGTAAAGCTGGTGATGCAGGAAAAATGGCTGATGGTAGGGAGAATAAGGTTGATTCCCGAGAAGAGATGTGGAAGCGCGATTTAGAAGAACTGGTGGCACTTATTGCTGAGGCTAAAgactatattaatttgattaatgttAAGTATTCTGCAACTAAAGAGGTTTCGGAAGAGTTTCTTGCAAGCTCCAAaggatttaatcaaatttccTTGTTTGAGTCTGGTACATATGAATATACTTCCAGCGAGGAACCCGAGCAGTCGATGGCTACAGTGAGACGGGAAGAAACagggagagaaaaaaatttgacGCAATCTGTTCCTCCAGAGGCTTTAGATGCTGAAAAAATGCTGAAAGTTGAGGATATGATCTCGAAGATGGCTCAAGGAGAAAATGCTTATGAGAGTATGTCTTCTGACAATGAGGATGAAGTTTGCATTTTATCACCAGCAGAGTGGAGTATGTCACAATCATGTTTTAGGCGCAAGTATAGGGATGTCCAGGCTTCCATaggaaaattaaaaggaaaggATAAAATATGCGGCTCCGACAAGTTTACTGGTGACTGCAGCAACATGGTTGAATATCAAGGAGTTGGAAATGCTGATTTGGTAGATTCGTTTGCTCTTGGTGAAAAAACTGATAAACAAAGTGAAGCGGTATTTGAGTTTGAACACATTTATGATGATGAGCATAGAGGGACAGGGATTTGGAGGGAGTTAATTAATCTGAATATTGGGAGGCATGATCAACCCGAGGGATTGAAGGTGAGGGAGGCTCTAAAGCTGTTTGAAGAACAATATACAGAACTCTTGGAAGGACGCAAAGCAGATCCAAAAGGAGAAGGAAAAGGTACAAAACATGTTCATCTGGAAGTAGCAGAGCGTCTCAAGGCAGAGGGAGTCTGGAATGTTGCTGAGAAATCTTTTGGCCATATACCAGGTATTGAAATTGGTGACCAGTTCCGATTCAGGGCAGAACTTGCGGTGAGTGGCCTCCATTTTCAGTTAATTTCTGGTATAGATTATGTGACGCTTGGTGGGAAGAAATTTGCTACGAGCATTGTGAATTCAGGCCGATATGAGAATGAAGCTAAAGCACTTGATGTGTTGATATACTCAGGTCAAGGTGGGAATCCAAAGATTACTGACAAAGCTGGTGATCAAAAACTTGAAAAGGGTAATCTTGCTTTGATGAATTCCAAAGAAATTGGTTATCCAATTAGAGTTATCTATAAAAGGAAGTGTCAGATGGCATCTAATATGTTAGGTATGATTAATGAGGGCAATTATGTATACGTATATGATGGACTGTACACTGTGAATAACTTGTGGCAAGAAAGAGATCAAAATGGTAATCTGGTGTTCAAATTCGAATTACATAGGATGCCAGGCCAACCAAGACCTCATCAAAAGAAAGcctcaagaaaatcaaagatGCCCATGGAAGTCTGCCTGGTAAATGATATCTCACAAGGAAAAGAGAAGGTGCCAATACATGCAATTAATGGAGTAGATGAAGAGAGGCCGTTATCTTTCACTTACATCACCGACATTGTTTATCCATCTTGGTATCAGCCCATTGAGCCGATTGGTTGTAATTGCATAGACGGCTGCTCTGACTCTAACCCATGTTCTTGTGTTTTAAAGAATGAAGGGGAGATTCCATTCAATGAGAAGGGATGCATTATTAGAGCAAGGCCCATCATTCATGAGTGTGGTCCATCATGCAAATGCCCGCCTTCTTGTATGAATAGAGTCAGCCAGCACGGTCCTAGATATCAATTGGAGATTTTTAAGACCGTATCAAGAGGTTGGGGAGTAAGATCGCGGAACTACATTTCATCCGGAAGTTTCATATGTGAATATGTCGGTGAGTTATTGCGGGATAAGGAAGCCGAACAAAGAATTGGTAATGATGAATATCTTTTTGATGTTAGTGATGGCCGAGATGAAGGTGAATCTGAAGTTCTTCTTGATTTTCGTACGAGCGATGATGGATTTGCCATTGATGCTGCGAGGCTTGGAAATGTTGGGAGATTTATTAACCACAGCTGTTCCCCCAACCTTTATGCGCAAGAAGTTCTATATGATCATCAAGATAAGCGTCTGCCACACATAATGTTCTTTGCTAACAAGAACATTCCTCCCCTTCAAGAACTTACATATGATTACAACTATAAGGTAGGCCGAGTTTGTGATGGCAACGGCAATATCAAGACGAAGGATTGCTATTGTGGTTCTAGAAAATGCACTGGGAGGATGTACTAG